From the genome of Fusobacterium varium, one region includes:
- a CDS encoding pyruvate flavodoxin oxidoreductase subunit delta yields the protein MPVKVFSPMSNKNCIYCRKCYIVCPVGAIDKKDPELVDVEKCIHCYACVKVCTFNGREIPDNPLKNVIEFLETKCSERKEPEIFI from the coding sequence ATGCCTGTAAAAGTATTTTCTCCTATGTCAAATAAAAATTGTATTTATTGCAGAAAGTGTTACATAGTTTGTCCAGTAGGGGCAATAGATAAAAAAGACCCTGAATTGGTTGATGTCGAAAAATGTATTCACTGCTATGCCTGTGTTAAAGTTTGTACGTTTAATGGAAGAGAAATCCCTGACAATCCTTTAAAAAATGTTATCGAATTCCTTGAAACAAAATGTAGCGAAAGAAAAGAACCAGAAATTTTTATCTAA
- a CDS encoding Fumarate reductase flavoprotein subunit precursor, with protein sequence MKKKLLCLLGAVVMSFTAYSLDITTDVVVVGGGGAGLSAAIAAKEKGANVILLEKMLMLGGNTNYATAGINAANTDLQKKLGIEDSAELFYNDTMKGGKNKNNPELVKKLTTDSSNIINWLTERGADLSEVVFTGGQSAKRTHRPAGGQAVGPVIVDALAETAEKDGIDVRTESEVVKIIKTGDKVTGVEVKHKGETYKINAKAVVMATGGFGANAAMVAEYNPALKGFGSTNSPAITGEGIKMVNSVGGALVDMNEIQTHPTVVHNNTTMITEAVRGEGAILVNREGKRFINELETRDVVSKAELEQTGKSAFLIFDQSIRENLGAINGYVKRGLAVEGATLEELAKKMGINVNTLVKTMETYNGYVKAGTDKDFAKNALPRELVKAPFYAIEVSPAVHHTMGGVRINTKAQVLTADGKVIPGLYAAGEITGGVHGANRIGGNAVTDITVYGKTAGENAADFAKTSK encoded by the coding sequence ATGAAGAAAAAACTGTTATGTTTACTTGGTGCTGTTGTTATGAGCTTTACTGCTTATAGTCTTGATATCACTACTGATGTTGTTGTTGTTGGAGGTGGAGGAGCTGGTCTTTCTGCTGCCATTGCTGCAAAGGAGAAAGGAGCTAATGTTATCCTTCTTGAAAAAATGCTTATGTTGGGAGGTAATACTAACTATGCCACAGCTGGTATTAATGCTGCCAATACTGATCTTCAAAAAAAATTAGGTATAGAAGATTCTGCTGAACTTTTTTACAACGATACTATGAAAGGTGGAAAAAACAAAAATAATCCTGAATTAGTAAAAAAACTTACTACTGATTCTAGTAACATTATCAACTGGCTTACTGAAAGAGGAGCTGATCTTTCTGAAGTAGTATTTACTGGTGGACAAAGTGCAAAAAGAACTCATAGACCTGCTGGTGGTCAAGCTGTAGGTCCTGTTATTGTTGATGCCCTTGCTGAAACTGCTGAAAAAGATGGTATTGATGTAAGAACTGAAAGTGAAGTTGTAAAAATTATAAAAACTGGTGATAAAGTTACTGGGGTAGAAGTTAAACATAAAGGTGAAACATATAAAATAAATGCTAAAGCTGTAGTTATGGCTACTGGTGGATTTGGTGCAAATGCTGCCATGGTAGCTGAATATAATCCTGCTCTTAAAGGATTTGGTTCTACTAACAGTCCTGCTATTACTGGAGAAGGTATTAAAATGGTAAATTCTGTTGGGGGAGCTCTTGTTGACATGAATGAAATTCAAACACACCCTACTGTCGTTCATAATAATACTACTATGATTACTGAAGCTGTAAGAGGTGAGGGAGCTATCCTAGTTAACAGAGAGGGAAAAAGATTTATCAATGAATTAGAAACTAGAGATGTTGTTTCTAAAGCTGAGCTAGAACAAACTGGTAAAAGTGCTTTCTTAATATTTGACCAATCTATCAGAGAAAATCTTGGAGCTATCAATGGATATGTAAAAAGAGGACTAGCCGTAGAAGGAGCGACTCTTGAAGAATTAGCTAAAAAAATGGGAATAAATGTGAATACTTTAGTAAAAACTATGGAAACTTATAATGGATATGTTAAAGCTGGAACAGATAAAGATTTTGCTAAAAATGCTCTTCCTAGAGAACTTGTAAAAGCCCCTTTCTATGCTATTGAAGTATCTCCAGCTGTTCATCACACTATGGGTGGAGTTCGTATCAATACTAAAGCTCAGGTATTAACTGCTGATGGAAAGGTTATACCTGGTTTATATGCTGCTGGGGAAATTACTGGTGGAGTACATGGAGCTAATAGAATCGGTGGAAATGCTGTAACAGACATTACAGTCTATGGAAAAACTGCTGGGGAAAATGCTGCTGATTTTGCTAAAACTTCTAAATAA
- the mnmA_1 gene encoding tRNA-specific 2-thiouridylase mnmA, which translates to MDTINNEFSKYLMYDENNQNTTIAVAMSGGVDSSTVAYLLKKQGYNVFGITMKTCKPEDSDAKKVCDDLGIPYYLLDVTKEFKEKVMDYFVDEYLKGKTPNPCMVCNKYIKLGLLIDFARSKGADFMATGHYTQMKDGILSMGDDAGKDQVYFLSQMKKENLKYLKFPIGNLEKPKVRELAQLLGVRVYAKKDSQEICFVEDGKLKEFLMEMTDGKAGKPGNIVDTNGKILGKHKGLSFYTIGQRKGLGIAQENPLYVIELDSKRNCVVVGPNEMLFKDNLIAENINLISLNNIKELDEMECWAKTRSRDQLHKCKLEVLSNGNIKVNFIGNQVRAVTPGQGVVFYDKDHKVLGSGFII; encoded by the coding sequence ATGGATACAATAAATAATGAGTTTTCAAAATATCTCATGTATGATGAAAACAATCAAAATACAACAATAGCAGTTGCTATGAGTGGAGGAGTTGACAGTTCAACTGTTGCTTACTTATTAAAAAAACAAGGTTATAATGTCTTTGGAATTACAATGAAGACTTGCAAGCCAGAAGATTCTGATGCTAAAAAAGTATGTGATGACTTAGGAATTCCATATTATCTTTTAGATGTTACTAAAGAATTTAAAGAAAAAGTCATGGATTATTTTGTTGATGAATACCTTAAAGGTAAAACTCCAAATCCATGTATGGTTTGTAATAAATATATAAAGTTAGGTTTACTTATAGATTTTGCTCGTTCTAAAGGTGCTGACTTTATGGCAACTGGACATTACACTCAAATGAAAGATGGTATTCTTTCTATGGGTGATGATGCTGGCAAAGATCAAGTATATTTCCTTTCACAAATGAAAAAAGAAAATTTAAAATATCTAAAATTTCCTATTGGAAATCTTGAAAAACCAAAAGTTAGAGAGTTAGCTCAACTTCTTGGGGTAAGAGTATATGCTAAAAAAGACTCACAAGAAATATGCTTTGTTGAAGATGGAAAGCTTAAAGAATTTCTTATGGAAATGACTGATGGAAAGGCTGGAAAACCTGGAAATATAGTTGATACAAATGGAAAAATACTTGGTAAACATAAAGGTCTTTCTTTCTATACAATTGGACAAAGGAAAGGATTAGGAATAGCACAAGAAAATCCTCTCTATGTTATTGAGTTGGACAGCAAAAGAAATTGTGTAGTGGTTGGTCCAAATGAAATGCTTTTTAAAGATAATCTTATTGCTGAAAATATTAATCTTATTTCTCTTAATAATATAAAAGAATTAGATGAAATGGAGTGCTGGGCAAAAACGCGTTCGAGAGATCAACTTCATAAATGTAAACTTGAAGTTCTTTCTAATGGAAATATCAAAGTTAATTTTATAGGAAATCAAGTAAGAGCTGTAACTCCAGGACAAGGAGTAGTTTTTTATGATAAAGATCACAAAGTACTTGGAAGTGGATTTATAATATAA
- the yddE_1 gene encoding Uncharacterized isomerase yddE: MERKLLIYDSFTTEVFKGNPAGVLLGADGLKNEEMQNIARELGYPETVFLFLNDPEKIKVKFFTPKEEIDLCGHATIAYETALVECGIIKVEEGENQVNIETNLGTLPIVIKIRNKKIDNIMMYQASPKIDRNFTVNKSELAKALNISPNDFADDIEIVKAYTGVWDLMIPLKEKKH; the protein is encoded by the coding sequence ATGGAAAGAAAATTATTGATATATGATTCATTTACAACAGAGGTTTTTAAAGGGAATCCAGCTGGAGTCTTGCTGGGAGCTGATGGATTAAAGAATGAAGAAATGCAGAATATAGCAAGGGAACTTGGATATCCTGAAACTGTGTTTTTATTTTTAAATGACCCTGAAAAAATAAAGGTAAAATTTTTTACTCCAAAAGAGGAAATAGATTTATGTGGACATGCAACTATAGCCTATGAAACTGCACTTGTAGAGTGTGGGATAATAAAAGTTGAAGAGGGAGAAAATCAAGTAAATATAGAAACTAATTTAGGAACTCTTCCTATTGTTATAAAAATAAGAAATAAAAAAATAGACAATATTATGATGTATCAGGCTTCTCCTAAAATAGATAGGAATTTTACTGTAAATAAAAGTGAGTTAGCAAAAGCTTTGAATATATCTCCTAATGATTTTGCAGATGATATAGAAATAGTAAAGGCATATACAGGGGTTTGGGATTTGATGATACCATTAAAAGAAAAGAAACACTAA
- a CDS encoding LysE type translocator yields MDLTFLKGVITGLILSLPFGPVGIYCMEKTLVEGQKEGYVSSLGMVTVDVVYGLTALLFINRIDEFIIKYECFLEIGISIFLLVVGLKKMSRKMKVKKIELDPVGIIQNYFTTFVVALANVSSIFTIMVIFTTLRIFESERHSVPFQVACGIFLGGATEWFFTTFLLSHWRRTITEENLIKISRISGILIFIFGIITLFHSFNKIFF; encoded by the coding sequence TTGGATTTAACATTTTTAAAAGGAGTGATTACTGGGCTTATTTTATCGCTTCCTTTTGGTCCTGTTGGGATTTATTGCATGGAAAAAACTTTAGTAGAGGGACAAAAGGAAGGTTATGTATCTTCCCTTGGAATGGTCACTGTAGATGTCGTCTATGGTTTGACAGCCCTTCTTTTTATCAATAGAATAGATGAATTTATTATAAAGTATGAATGTTTTCTTGAAATTGGCATCAGTATTTTCCTACTTGTTGTTGGTTTAAAAAAAATGAGTAGAAAGATGAAAGTAAAAAAAATAGAACTTGATCCTGTTGGAATTATCCAAAATTATTTTACTACATTCGTCGTTGCTTTAGCCAATGTTTCGAGTATTTTTACTATAATGGTTATCTTTACTACTTTGAGAATATTTGAATCTGAAAGACATTCAGTTCCTTTTCAAGTTGCCTGTGGCATATTTTTAGGTGGGGCTACTGAATGGTTCTTCACTACTTTTCTTCTTTCTCATTGGAGAAGAACAATTACTGAAGAGAACCTAATTAAAATTTCAAGAATATCAGGTATACTCATATTTATATTTGGAATAATTACTTTATTCCATTCTTTTAATAAAATTTTCTTTTAA
- a CDS encoding Fumarate reductase flavoprotein subunit precursor — MRKKLLCLLSALTIMISSTVSAKTIEGVGAGYKGDIKVNVTYEGNEIKGVEILKHEETAFTKKAMEQITKEIVENQSIEIDNVAGATYTSEGIKEAVGSAVAQAGIKLVSKTPSKKPDVVLTDISTDIVVVGGGGAGLTAAIAAKEKGANVILLEKMAMLGGNTNYATGGINAANTSLQKKLGIEDSEELFYNDTMKGGKNKNNPELLKKMTEESKYIIDWLISKGTDLTEVSFSGGQSVKRIHRPTGGKAVGPVVVAALSDTADKLGIEIRTESEVTKLIKTGDKVTGVEVKHQGKTYIISAKAVIMATGGFGANPAMIEEYNPALKGFGSTNSPAITGEGIKMTKAAGADLVDMSEIQTHPTVVHNNTAMITESVRGEGAILINRDGKRFINELETRDVVSKAELAQKGASAFLVFDQGTRENLSAINGYVKQGFAVEASTLEELAKKVGIEPKTFVKTIATYNGYVKAGEDKDFGKKGLPRELVKAPFYAIEVSPAIHHTMGGVRINTNTEVLTPEGKVIPGLYAAGEITGGVHGGNRIGGNAVTDITVFGKIAGENAADFVKNSK; from the coding sequence ATGAGGAAAAAACTGTTATGCTTATTGTCTGCCTTAACTATCATGATATCTTCTACAGTTAGTGCAAAAACTATTGAAGGTGTTGGAGCAGGCTATAAAGGAGATATTAAAGTTAATGTTACTTATGAGGGAAATGAGATTAAAGGAGTAGAAATACTTAAACATGAGGAAACTGCCTTCACTAAAAAAGCTATGGAGCAGATTACTAAAGAAATCGTAGAAAACCAAAGTATAGAAATTGATAATGTTGCTGGAGCTACTTATACTTCTGAAGGGATAAAAGAGGCTGTAGGTTCTGCTGTGGCTCAAGCTGGAATCAAATTAGTAAGTAAAACACCTTCTAAAAAACCTGATGTAGTTCTTACTGACATATCTACTGATATTGTTGTAGTTGGTGGTGGAGGTGCTGGACTTACTGCTGCTATTGCTGCAAAAGAAAAAGGAGCTAATGTTATCCTTTTAGAAAAAATGGCTATGTTAGGTGGAAATACTAACTATGCAACTGGTGGTATCAATGCTGCTAATACTTCTCTTCAAAAAAAATTAGGTATTGAAGATTCAGAAGAACTCTTCTACAATGATACTATGAAAGGTGGAAAAAATAAAAACAATCCTGAACTTCTTAAAAAAATGACTGAAGAATCTAAATATATTATTGACTGGCTTATTTCAAAAGGAACTGATCTTACAGAAGTTTCTTTCTCTGGAGGTCAAAGTGTAAAAAGAATTCACAGACCAACTGGTGGAAAAGCTGTGGGACCTGTTGTAGTAGCTGCTCTTAGTGATACTGCTGATAAATTAGGTATTGAAATCAGAACTGAAAGCGAAGTTACTAAATTAATAAAAACTGGTGATAAAGTTACTGGGGTAGAAGTTAAACATCAGGGAAAAACTTATATTATTTCTGCTAAAGCTGTAATTATGGCTACTGGTGGATTTGGAGCTAATCCTGCTATGATAGAAGAATACAATCCTGCTCTTAAAGGATTTGGTTCTACTAACAGTCCTGCTATCACTGGAGAAGGTATCAAAATGACTAAAGCTGCTGGAGCTGATCTTGTTGATATGTCTGAAATTCAAACTCATCCTACTGTTGTTCATAACAATACTGCTATGATTACTGAAAGTGTAAGAGGAGAAGGGGCAATCTTAATCAATAGAGATGGAAAAAGATTTATCAATGAACTAGAAACTAGAGATGTTGTTTCTAAAGCTGAACTTGCTCAAAAAGGTGCAAGTGCTTTCCTAGTATTTGACCAAGGTACAAGAGAAAATCTTTCTGCTATAAATGGATATGTTAAACAGGGATTTGCTGTAGAAGCTTCTACTTTAGAAGAATTGGCTAAAAAAGTTGGAATAGAACCAAAAACTTTTGTTAAAACTATTGCAACTTATAATGGATATGTTAAAGCTGGTGAAGACAAAGACTTTGGTAAAAAAGGACTTCCTAGAGAACTTGTAAAAGCTCCTTTCTATGCTATTGAAGTATCTCCTGCTATTCACCATACTATGGGAGGAGTTCGTATCAATACTAATACTGAAGTTCTTACTCCAGAAGGAAAAGTTATCCCTGGATTATATGCTGCTGGAGAAATTACTGGTGGAGTACATGGTGGTAACAGAATCGGTGGAAATGCTGTAACTGATATTACAGTTTTTGGTAAAATAGCTGGTGAAAATGCTGCTGATTTTGTTAAAAATTCTAAATAA
- the hcp gene encoding Hydroxylamine reductase, with translation MCNQMFCFQCQETMKGTGCTIAGVCGKQPITASLQDLLVYTVKGVAAYSSQLRKIISIDEILKTTDRYIINSLFMTITNANFDNKAIINEIKQGLKLRNELKNILIKNSITLNPRFENIQLTTWTYLSDEELIEFSKNHSIGILRTENEDIRSLRELLTYGLKGMAAYAEHAMNLNKTNEEIFTFMEKALLATLDDTLSGDDLTALVLECGAFGVKTMALLDEANTSAFGNPEITKVNIGVGNRPGILISGHDLNDLEQLLEQSKDSGVDIYTHSEMLPGHYYPKFKKYSHFFGNYGNAWWKQKEEFETFNGPVVFTTNCIVPPLEKATYNDRIFTTNAAGFPNWKRIPVGKDGKKDFSEVIALAKKCKAPTEIEKGEIIGGFAHNQVFALADKVVEAVKSGAIKKFVVMAGCDGRMSNRNYYTDFAKALPKDTVILTAGCAKYKYNKLSLGDINGIPRVLDAGQCNDSYSLAIIALKLKEIFGLDDINKLPIVYNIAWYEQKAVIVLLALLSLGVKNIHIGPTLPAFLSPNVLNVLINTFGLAGISDVENDLAKFDLK, from the coding sequence ATGTGTAATCAAATGTTTTGTTTTCAATGCCAGGAAACAATGAAAGGAACTGGTTGTACAATAGCTGGTGTATGTGGTAAACAACCCATTACTGCTTCTTTACAAGATTTACTTGTATATACTGTTAAAGGTGTGGCTGCTTATAGCTCCCAGTTGAGAAAAATAATCAGTATAGATGAAATATTAAAAACTACAGATAGATATATTATAAATTCCTTATTTATGACTATTACAAATGCAAATTTTGATAATAAAGCTATTATCAATGAAATTAAACAGGGATTAAAATTAAGAAATGAACTCAAAAATATTCTTATAAAAAATAGTATTACCTTAAATCCAAGATTTGAAAATATTCAACTCACTACATGGACTTATCTATCAGATGAAGAATTAATAGAATTTTCTAAAAATCATAGCATTGGAATTTTGAGAACTGAAAATGAAGATATCAGATCATTGAGAGAATTATTAACTTATGGATTAAAAGGTATGGCTGCATATGCAGAACATGCAATGAATCTTAATAAAACTAATGAAGAAATATTTACTTTTATGGAAAAAGCTCTTTTAGCAACTTTAGATGATACTCTTTCTGGAGATGACTTAACTGCTCTAGTCCTTGAGTGTGGAGCATTTGGAGTAAAAACAATGGCACTTCTTGATGAAGCCAACACTTCAGCATTTGGAAATCCTGAAATAACAAAAGTAAATATCGGAGTGGGTAACAGACCTGGTATATTAATAAGTGGACATGATCTTAATGACTTAGAACAATTGCTTGAGCAAAGTAAAGATAGTGGAGTAGATATTTATACTCATTCTGAAATGCTTCCAGGACATTACTACCCAAAATTTAAAAAATATTCTCATTTCTTTGGTAACTATGGAAATGCATGGTGGAAACAAAAAGAAGAATTTGAAACTTTTAATGGACCTGTTGTTTTCACAACTAACTGTATTGTTCCTCCATTGGAAAAAGCTACCTATAATGACAGAATATTCACTACAAATGCTGCTGGATTCCCAAATTGGAAAAGAATTCCTGTTGGAAAAGATGGTAAAAAAGATTTTTCTGAAGTAATAGCACTTGCTAAAAAATGTAAAGCTCCTACTGAAATAGAAAAAGGTGAAATCATTGGTGGATTTGCACATAACCAAGTTTTTGCTCTTGCTGATAAAGTAGTAGAAGCAGTAAAATCTGGAGCTATTAAAAAGTTTGTAGTTATGGCTGGTTGTGATGGAAGAATGTCTAACAGAAATTACTATACAGATTTTGCAAAAGCTCTTCCTAAAGATACAGTTATTCTTACTGCTGGATGTGCAAAATATAAATATAATAAATTATCTCTCGGAGATATAAATGGCATTCCTAGAGTACTTGATGCTGGACAATGTAATGACTCTTATTCATTAGCTATTATAGCTCTAAAATTAAAAGAAATTTTTGGACTTGATGATATTAACAAACTTCCAATAGTTTATAACATTGCATGGTATGAACAAAAAGCTGTAATTGTACTTCTTGCATTGCTATCTCTTGGAGTAAAAAATATTCATATTGGTCCTACTCTTCCAGCATTCCTTTCTCCTAATGTTTTAAATGTATTGATAAACACATTTGGACTTGCAGGAATATCTGATGTAGAAAATGATTTAGCTAAATTTGATCTTAAATAA
- the phzF gene encoding Trans-2,3-dihydro-3-hydroxyanthranilate isomerase: MGFDDTIKRKETLNEIVGDMEKIKQISSELNIISLHPFYIEKIENKTNLYARNFAPIVDIDEEAATGTSNGALIYYLHTIGKIKSEENIVVTQGEKLGRKSKIMGKIQIKKEKIDVLIGGTAVKFVEGKIEI, from the coding sequence TTGGGATTTGATGATACCATTAAAAGAAAAGAAACACTAAATGAAATAGTTGGAGATATGGAAAAAATAAAACAAATAAGCAGTGAGTTAAATATAATATCTCTTCATCCGTTTTATATAGAGAAAATAGAAAATAAAACCAATCTTTATGCTAGAAACTTTGCACCAATAGTTGATATAGATGAAGAAGCTGCAACAGGAACATCTAATGGAGCATTGATTTATTATTTACATACAATAGGAAAAATAAAATCTGAGGAAAATATTGTTGTTACTCAAGGGGAAAAGTTAGGAAGAAAGAGTAAAATAATGGGAAAAATTCAAATTAAAAAAGAAAAAATAGATGTACTTATTGGTGGAACAGCAGTAAAATTTGTAGAAGGAAAAATAGAAATATAA
- a CDS encoding Membrane dipeptidase (Peptidase family M19) produces the protein MKIFDGHADIWFDVSAKRKNGEECIVKNHHLKRFRDGNIMGGIFIAYLDENAVDEEKEMMWMINSTIHEIKKNEELYNIIKNSGDFNKGIINEKLNVLMGIEGLRAIKKNLDWLDTFYQLGFRHASLTWNEENDLGTGAKGNENRGITETGKAAIKKMNELGMIVDVSHANEKTFWDIYEVSDKPIIASHSNARKLCDHVRNLTDEQIKAIAESGGLVGAVAYKGFVDLEKEKQTIERYVDHIDYMVSLAGIKHVGLGFDFCEYLYAGRTGKDMNPKGLEDASYAQNVIEELRKREYSEEDIRKIAYENFMRVIEINFEK, from the coding sequence ATGAAAATATTTGATGGACATGCAGATATCTGGTTTGATGTTTCTGCAAAGAGAAAGAATGGAGAGGAATGTATTGTAAAAAATCATCATTTAAAAAGATTTAGAGATGGAAATATTATGGGTGGAATATTTATAGCTTATCTTGATGAAAATGCAGTTGATGAAGAAAAAGAAATGATGTGGATGATAAATTCAACTATACATGAAATTAAAAAAAATGAAGAGCTTTATAATATAATAAAAAATTCAGGAGATTTTAACAAAGGAATAATAAATGAAAAATTAAATGTTCTTATGGGAATAGAAGGACTTAGAGCAATAAAGAAAAACTTAGATTGGCTTGATACTTTTTATCAATTAGGGTTTAGACATGCTTCGCTTACTTGGAATGAAGAAAATGATCTTGGAACAGGAGCAAAGGGAAACGAAAATAGAGGAATAACTGAAACAGGAAAAGCTGCGATAAAAAAAATGAATGAACTAGGTATGATAGTTGATGTATCTCATGCAAACGAAAAAACTTTCTGGGATATTTATGAGGTAAGTGATAAACCTATAATTGCTTCTCATTCAAATGCTAGAAAACTTTGCGATCATGTAAGAAATTTAACTGATGAACAGATTAAAGCAATTGCAGAAAGTGGAGGATTAGTAGGTGCAGTTGCATATAAAGGTTTTGTAGATTTAGAAAAAGAAAAACAGACAATAGAAAGATATGTAGACCATATAGATTATATGGTATCACTGGCAGGGATTAAGCATGTTGGATTAGGATTTGATTTTTGTGAGTATCTTTATGCAGGGAGAACAGGAAAAGATATGAATCCTAAAGGTTTAGAAGATGCTTCTTATGCACAGAATGTTATAGAAGAATTAAGAAAGAGAGAATATTCAGAAGAAGACATAAGAAAAATAGCATATGAAAACTTTATGAGGGTAATAGAAATAAATTTTGAAAAATAA